One window of the Halictus rubicundus isolate RS-2024b chromosome 6, iyHalRubi1_principal, whole genome shotgun sequence genome contains the following:
- the LOC143354903 gene encoding uncharacterized protein LOC143354903 isoform X2, with product MRVKTVPRQRILQGNNHVEPVSVVIVGKSDRHSNNKNVKVGPKGARDMFDGKDDSYADKQSDESLNSEEERREALNYSKAALDMTIQRKVNSSQRDLSNGRFIVGSSSIEHEKSSPTREPEETTVNDDNNNVLPSRPAFLAGPSSVTLSKSNEEDPKCCIDGADSPTEAVNLCKKDHEEDISNLNAISSGKLKDTFLYKIMTDPAFLETIQKHKQPRKYSCQFCKQEFGNEEELYDHMDVKKDESNQVICCACKKTFAQKRYLRYHQRCHSERTKFTCDICTKKYTRLDNLARHNAFHVNPDKYSCTYCEKTFARKDLLNKHLKCHDNKHRFFCQLCQKYFMGALALDNHKRIFHTAD from the exons ATGAGAGTGAAGACAGTGCCACGACAGCGAATTCTTCAGGGTAACAACCACGTCGAGCCAGTGTCGGTAGTGATTGTCGGGAAGTCGGACAGACAttcgaataataaaaatgtaaaagtggGACCGAAAGGTGCACGCGACATGTTCGATGGCAAAGATGATAGTTATGCAGATAAACAATCCGACGAATCCTTGAACAgcgaagaggagaggagagaagctTTGAATTATTCGAAGGCAGCATTGGACATGACGATTCAACGGAAG GTTAACTCGTCGCAGAGAGATTTATCGAATGGACGCTTCATAGTTGGTTCATCGAGCATCGAGCACGAAAAATCATCCCCCACGAGAGAGCCAGAGGAAACGACTGTCAACGACGACAATAACAAC GTCCTGCCATCAAGACCAGCATTCCTAGCTGGACCCTCGAGCGTCACCCTTTCCAAATCCAACGAGGAGGATCCAAAATGCTGTATTGATGGCGCCGACAGCCCAACAGAGGCCGTCAATCTGTGCAAGAAGGACCACGAAGAAGATATATCGAACCTAAACGCCATATCCAGCGGAAAGCTCAAGGACACGTTCCTGTACAAAATCATGACCGATCCTGCCTTCCTGGAGACCATCCAGAAGCACAAGCAGCCCAGGAAGTACTCCTGCCAGTTCTGCAAGCAGGAATTCGGAAACGAGGAGGAGCTGTACGATCACATGGACGTGAAAAAGGACGAATCGAACCAGGTAATCTGTTGCGCCTGCAAGAAGACGTTCGCGCAGAAACGGTACCTGAGGTACCATCAGAGGTGTCATTCCGAGAGGACCAAGTTCACTTGCGACATCTGCACCAAGAAGTACACTAGGCTGGACAATCTAGCTAGGCACAACGCGTTCCACGTCAACCCCGACAAGTACTCCTGCACTTACTGCGAGAAGACGTTCGCCAGAAAGGACCTGCTGAACAAGCACCTGAAGTGCCACGACAATAAGCATCGATTCTTCTGCCAGTTGTGCCAAAAGTACTTCATGGGGGCGTTAGCGTTGGACAATCACAAGAGAATATTCCACACTGCCGATTGA
- the LOC143354903 gene encoding uncharacterized protein LOC143354903 isoform X1 → MRVKTVPRQRILQGNNHVEPVSVVIVGKSDRHSNNKNVKVGPKGARDMFDGKDDSYADKQSDESLNSEEERREALNYSKAALDMTIQRKVNSSQRDLSNGRFIVGSSSIEHEKSSPTREPEETTVNDDNNNVRNVDNNNNIRNVLPSRPAFLAGPSSVTLSKSNEEDPKCCIDGADSPTEAVNLCKKDHEEDISNLNAISSGKLKDTFLYKIMTDPAFLETIQKHKQPRKYSCQFCKQEFGNEEELYDHMDVKKDESNQVICCACKKTFAQKRYLRYHQRCHSERTKFTCDICTKKYTRLDNLARHNAFHVNPDKYSCTYCEKTFARKDLLNKHLKCHDNKHRFFCQLCQKYFMGALALDNHKRIFHTAD, encoded by the exons ATGAGAGTGAAGACAGTGCCACGACAGCGAATTCTTCAGGGTAACAACCACGTCGAGCCAGTGTCGGTAGTGATTGTCGGGAAGTCGGACAGACAttcgaataataaaaatgtaaaagtggGACCGAAAGGTGCACGCGACATGTTCGATGGCAAAGATGATAGTTATGCAGATAAACAATCCGACGAATCCTTGAACAgcgaagaggagaggagagaagctTTGAATTATTCGAAGGCAGCATTGGACATGACGATTCAACGGAAG GTTAACTCGTCGCAGAGAGATTTATCGAATGGACGCTTCATAGTTGGTTCATCGAGCATCGAGCACGAAAAATCATCCCCCACGAGAGAGCCAGAGGAAACGACTGTCAACGACGACAATAACAACGTAAGGAATGTCGACAACAATAACAACATAAGGAAT GTCCTGCCATCAAGACCAGCATTCCTAGCTGGACCCTCGAGCGTCACCCTTTCCAAATCCAACGAGGAGGATCCAAAATGCTGTATTGATGGCGCCGACAGCCCAACAGAGGCCGTCAATCTGTGCAAGAAGGACCACGAAGAAGATATATCGAACCTAAACGCCATATCCAGCGGAAAGCTCAAGGACACGTTCCTGTACAAAATCATGACCGATCCTGCCTTCCTGGAGACCATCCAGAAGCACAAGCAGCCCAGGAAGTACTCCTGCCAGTTCTGCAAGCAGGAATTCGGAAACGAGGAGGAGCTGTACGATCACATGGACGTGAAAAAGGACGAATCGAACCAGGTAATCTGTTGCGCCTGCAAGAAGACGTTCGCGCAGAAACGGTACCTGAGGTACCATCAGAGGTGTCATTCCGAGAGGACCAAGTTCACTTGCGACATCTGCACCAAGAAGTACACTAGGCTGGACAATCTAGCTAGGCACAACGCGTTCCACGTCAACCCCGACAAGTACTCCTGCACTTACTGCGAGAAGACGTTCGCCAGAAAGGACCTGCTGAACAAGCACCTGAAGTGCCACGACAATAAGCATCGATTCTTCTGCCAGTTGTGCCAAAAGTACTTCATGGGGGCGTTAGCGTTGGACAATCACAAGAGAATATTCCACACTGCCGATTGA